One window from the genome of Anolis sagrei isolate rAnoSag1 chromosome 4, rAnoSag1.mat, whole genome shotgun sequence encodes:
- the LOC132773743 gene encoding armadillo repeat-containing protein 12-like isoform X2 translates to MPAIDVGEMAGENASGTWLYSLENSLQPRTKANICTNDDIKLIASFLDDDDKVTKTEALNALKAFTIIWRFKIKIQEYVPKIAELVTNTWDTNLQVAGLRLLNGLHIPDSTHPLMRRLLSNFMDILLMANTLAKVQVLKFLSTLAQEEDLLYDIMNSQAPPEFLSLFQPSLPGNLLCELLIFVERLSAGRLSPQYQSVQWHYNDNSLHEVIFGDNSRLSDRLLALIIHPEEEVQTEACKVILSLRLNKEESRVLSGPPFGANISIGPLESTRISQADNSSLSNHPLNPSTNPSNATGNDGTHDESGRNFYPLQTMDETDESFYPLERADHSFHPSLHSSGRVVEDNSRSSFHPVDCLDNSDSGSL, encoded by the exons GCCAATATATGTACCAACGATGATATAAAACTGATAGCATCATTCCTGGACGATGATGATAAAGTCACCAAAACAGAGGCACTGAATGCCCTCAAAGCTTTCACTATAATTTGGAGgtttaaaatcaaaatccag GAATATGTCCCCAAAATTGCTGAGTTGGTAACAAATACTTGGGACACCAATCTGCAGGTAGCAGGGTTGAGGCTACTGAATGGACTGCATATACCAGACAGCACTCACCCATTGATGAGAAGACTGCTATCAAATTTCATGGATATTCTGCTTATGGCAAACACTTTGGCCAAG GTGCAAGTTCTCAAGTTTCTTAGCACATTAGCCCAGGAAGAAGACCTTCTGTATGACATCATGAATAGTCAG gcaccCCCTGAATTCCTGAGCCTTTTCCAGCCTTCTTTACCTGGGAACCTACTTTGCGAGTTGTTAATCTTTGTGGAGCGGCTTAGTGCAGGGCGCTTGTCCCCCCAGTACCAGTCAGTGCAGTGGCACTACAATGACAACTCTCTCCATGAAGTCATCTTTGGGGACAACTCTCGCCTCTCCGACCGGTTGCTGGCTCTCATAATTCACCCAGAGGAAGAGGTGCAGACTGAAGCCTGCAAAGTAATCCTCAGCCTCCGACTCAACAAGGAAGAGAGCCGGGTTCTCAGTGGACCCCCCTTTGGGGCCAACATCAGTATCGGCCCCTTGGAATCAACAAGAATTAGCCAGGCCGACAACTCCAGCCTCAGCAACCATCCCCTTAACCCCAGCACCAACCCCTCTAATGCCACGGGGAATGATGGCACCCATGATGAGAGTGGCCGCAACTTTTATCCCCTTCAAACCATGGATGAGACTGACGAGAGCTTCTATCCCCTTGAGAGAGCTGACCACAGCTTCCACCCCAGTCTCCACAGCAGCGGACGAGTGGTTGAGGACAACTCCAGGAGCAGCTTTCACCCAGTTGATTGtttggacaacagtgacagcggCAGCCTTTAA
- the LOC132773743 gene encoding armadillo repeat-containing protein 12-like isoform X3, translated as MELPVKMMMYYELLTRKNVVMATTGATAIYLVSKTLLAMFRSPPYNPDLFNLARVPAEYYPMPSALVNVPGDLRKLLEALSHDLDDDSKRTTLHNITQYIYLKESEANICTNDDIKLIASFLDDDDKVTKTEALNALKAFTIIWRFKIKIQEYVPKIAELVTNTWDTNLQVAGLRLLNGLHIPDSTHPLMRRLLSNFMDILLMANTLAKVQVLKFLSTLAQEEDLLYDIMNSQAPPEFLSLFQPSLPGNLLCELLIFVERLSAGRLSPQYQSVQWHYNDNSLHEVIFGDNSRLSDRLLALIIHPEEEVQTEACKVILSLRLNKEESRVLSGPPFGANISIGPLESTRISQADNSSLSNHPLNPSTNPSNATGNDGTHDESGRNFYPLQTMDETDESFYPLERADHSFHPSLHSSGRVVEDNSRSSFHPVDCLDNSDSGSL; from the exons ATGGAACTTCCAGTGAAAATGATGATGTACTATGAGCTGCTAACTAGAAAAAACGTGGTCATGGCAACTACAGGAGCTACAGCTATCTATCTGGTATCTAAGACGCTTCTCGCAATGTTCAGAAGCCCGCCCTACAATCCGGATCTATTCAACTTAGCCA GAGTTCCTGCTGAGTACTACCCAATGCCATCTGCACTAGTGAATGTTCCTGGAGATCTCAGGAAACTCCTGGAGGCCCTCAGCCATGACCTTGATGATGATTCCAAGAGAACAACACTTCATAACATCACTCAGTACATCTATCTGAAAGAATCAGAG GCCAATATATGTACCAACGATGATATAAAACTGATAGCATCATTCCTGGACGATGATGATAAAGTCACCAAAACAGAGGCACTGAATGCCCTCAAAGCTTTCACTATAATTTGGAGgtttaaaatcaaaatccag GAATATGTCCCCAAAATTGCTGAGTTGGTAACAAATACTTGGGACACCAATCTGCAGGTAGCAGGGTTGAGGCTACTGAATGGACTGCATATACCAGACAGCACTCACCCATTGATGAGAAGACTGCTATCAAATTTCATGGATATTCTGCTTATGGCAAACACTTTGGCCAAG GTGCAAGTTCTCAAGTTTCTTAGCACATTAGCCCAGGAAGAAGACCTTCTGTATGACATCATGAATAGTCAG gcaccCCCTGAATTCCTGAGCCTTTTCCAGCCTTCTTTACCTGGGAACCTACTTTGCGAGTTGTTAATCTTTGTGGAGCGGCTTAGTGCAGGGCGCTTGTCCCCCCAGTACCAGTCAGTGCAGTGGCACTACAATGACAACTCTCTCCATGAAGTCATCTTTGGGGACAACTCTCGCCTCTCCGACCGGTTGCTGGCTCTCATAATTCACCCAGAGGAAGAGGTGCAGACTGAAGCCTGCAAAGTAATCCTCAGCCTCCGACTCAACAAGGAAGAGAGCCGGGTTCTCAGTGGACCCCCCTTTGGGGCCAACATCAGTATCGGCCCCTTGGAATCAACAAGAATTAGCCAGGCCGACAACTCCAGCCTCAGCAACCATCCCCTTAACCCCAGCACCAACCCCTCTAATGCCACGGGGAATGATGGCACCCATGATGAGAGTGGCCGCAACTTTTATCCCCTTCAAACCATGGATGAGACTGACGAGAGCTTCTATCCCCTTGAGAGAGCTGACCACAGCTTCCACCCCAGTCTCCACAGCAGCGGACGAGTGGTTGAGGACAACTCCAGGAGCAGCTTTCACCCAGTTGATTGtttggacaacagtgacagcggCAGCCTTTAA
- the LOC132773743 gene encoding armadillo repeat-containing protein 12-like isoform X1 — MPSALVNVPGDLRKLLEALSHDLDDDSKRTTLHNITQYIYLKESEANICTNDDIKLIASFLDDDDKVTKTEALNALKAFTIIWRFKIKIQEYVPKIAELVTNTWDTNLQVAGLRLLNGLHIPDSTHPLMRRLLSNFMDILLMANTLAKVQVLKFLSTLAQEEDLLYDIMNSQAPPEFLSLFQPSLPGNLLCELLIFVERLSAGRLSPQYQSVQWHYNDNSLHEVIFGDNSRLSDRLLALIIHPEEEVQTEACKVILSLRLNKEESRVLSGPPFGANISIGPLESTRISQADNSSLSNHPLNPSTNPSNATGNDGTHDESGRNFYPLQTMDETDESFYPLERADHSFHPSLHSSGRVVEDNSRSSFHPVDCLDNSDSGSL, encoded by the exons ATGCCATCTGCACTAGTGAATGTTCCTGGAGATCTCAGGAAACTCCTGGAGGCCCTCAGCCATGACCTTGATGATGATTCCAAGAGAACAACACTTCATAACATCACTCAGTACATCTATCTGAAAGAATCAGAG GCCAATATATGTACCAACGATGATATAAAACTGATAGCATCATTCCTGGACGATGATGATAAAGTCACCAAAACAGAGGCACTGAATGCCCTCAAAGCTTTCACTATAATTTGGAGgtttaaaatcaaaatccag GAATATGTCCCCAAAATTGCTGAGTTGGTAACAAATACTTGGGACACCAATCTGCAGGTAGCAGGGTTGAGGCTACTGAATGGACTGCATATACCAGACAGCACTCACCCATTGATGAGAAGACTGCTATCAAATTTCATGGATATTCTGCTTATGGCAAACACTTTGGCCAAG GTGCAAGTTCTCAAGTTTCTTAGCACATTAGCCCAGGAAGAAGACCTTCTGTATGACATCATGAATAGTCAG gcaccCCCTGAATTCCTGAGCCTTTTCCAGCCTTCTTTACCTGGGAACCTACTTTGCGAGTTGTTAATCTTTGTGGAGCGGCTTAGTGCAGGGCGCTTGTCCCCCCAGTACCAGTCAGTGCAGTGGCACTACAATGACAACTCTCTCCATGAAGTCATCTTTGGGGACAACTCTCGCCTCTCCGACCGGTTGCTGGCTCTCATAATTCACCCAGAGGAAGAGGTGCAGACTGAAGCCTGCAAAGTAATCCTCAGCCTCCGACTCAACAAGGAAGAGAGCCGGGTTCTCAGTGGACCCCCCTTTGGGGCCAACATCAGTATCGGCCCCTTGGAATCAACAAGAATTAGCCAGGCCGACAACTCCAGCCTCAGCAACCATCCCCTTAACCCCAGCACCAACCCCTCTAATGCCACGGGGAATGATGGCACCCATGATGAGAGTGGCCGCAACTTTTATCCCCTTCAAACCATGGATGAGACTGACGAGAGCTTCTATCCCCTTGAGAGAGCTGACCACAGCTTCCACCCCAGTCTCCACAGCAGCGGACGAGTGGTTGAGGACAACTCCAGGAGCAGCTTTCACCCAGTTGATTGtttggacaacagtgacagcggCAGCCTTTAA